A region of the Flavobacteriaceae bacterium MAR_2010_188 genome:
TCTGGTTAAATCTTCACTGATTTGTTCCCAAGTTTGACCGCCATTAAGAGTTTTCCAAACCACATTAGTTCCGAAAAGTAGCATATTGTCGTCCGCCGGATGAAATATCAACGGCATGGTTCTTAGATATCTAAAATCTTTAGAACGCAAAACCTCAGGCCCGACAAATTGGGTTTGACCAGTCTTTTTGTTAAAGCGCAATACCCGACCGCCGTAAATAATATTATTGTCCTTCGGGTCTGGCGCCACATAGGCATATTCGTCCGCGCCAACCCCCATAAACTCACGAAAGGAAATTTGTCCGCCATTACTGCGACTCGCAACCCCAATGGCACCGCTTTCTTGTTGACCACCGTACACCCAATACGGAAATTGATTGTCGGTAGTGACGTGGTATAATTGTGAAGTGGGCTGATTGTACCAAGAGCTCCAGGTTTTCCCGCCGTTTACTGTAATAACCGCGCCTTGGTCAGCCGCAAATAACATAATATCCGGTTGATTAGGATTAATCCAGATTCTATGATAATCATCTCCGCCCGGAGCACCTTTTATAGAAGTCCAAGTTTTACCAGTATCGGTAGATTTATAAGAAGCAACGTTGGCAATGAATAAGGTGTTTTCATCTTTAGGATGAACCTTTATTTCGGCAAAATCACCACCACGACCCCAAAGACGGCGCTCATCGGTAACGAGTTTCCAGCTTTCGCCGGCATCATCACTGCTGTAAATTCCACCGTTTTCCCTAGCATCTACGGTAGCGTACATTTTATTGGAATTGCTATTTGAAAACGCCACCCCTATCCTACCCAAACCTTGCTTGGCAGTTGGTAAGCCGTTTTCAATTTTAAGCCAGGTTTCACCAGCATCGGTAGATTTGTACATTCCGCTATTTGGACCAGAAAAACTTGCATTTTCCCAAGGACCTTCTTGGTGTTCCCACATATTCGCAAACAGGATTTGAGGGTCGTTAGGGTCGAATTCCACTTGAATTGCACCAGTGTTATGATTTATATAGAGAGTTTTGCTCCAAGTTTTGCCGCCATCGACGGATTTAAAGACTCCCCGCATTTCGTTAGCTCCGTAGGGATGACCAAGTCCTGCCACAAAAACAATATCCGGATTTGTTGGATGAACAATCACCCGACTAATTTGTTGAATATCATTAAGTCCAATCTGCTTCCAGTTCTTTCCACCATCAATTGTTTTGAACATACCATCTCCCACGGATAAATCAGGTCGATGCAGACCTTCACCCGTACCCACATATATGATATCAGGATTAGAAGGCGAAACTGCCAAATCGCCCACTGAACCGGTGGGAGCGTCCTCAAAAATTGGATTCCATGTGCGGCCGTAGTCCTCGGTTTTCCAGACACCACCGTTATTTACACCAATAAAAAATACGTTTGGTTGAGAAGGAACGCCAACCGCGCCAACGGTTCTTCCCCCTCTAAAAGGACCGATCATTCGGTATTCGAGATTTTGGTAGAGAGATTTATCGACTTGTGAAAATGACACTAATGAAATTAAAAAGAGCAGAGAGAAAACAATTTTACGCATGCGAGAGGTTGATTAGTTGATTTCCACTAAAATTATGAATTAAAGCTGAGACTTTTTTAGTATGTAGTTAGATCTTAGATGCTAGATGTTAGATACTAGATGTTAGACTTAAGACTTAAGACCTATGACTTGGGAGTTATGAGTTAGGAGTTAGGAATTAGGAATTAGAAATTAGGAGTTAGGAGTTAGGAGTTAAGAGTTAAGAGTTATGAGTTAGGAGTTAGGAGTTAGGAGTTAGGAGTTAGGAGTTAAGGAAAAGAAAGTAAAATTTAAAATGTAATGATGTATATGCAGGGAATGTCGTTTTCGAAACGCTTTCTATTCCGCAGGCAGGCTCAAACTGACAAAATTGTAATGTCATAATAATCTACCACAAACTAAATCCTACCACCTAATACCAGAAACCTTTTGCCTCTGCTACTTCTAATAAAAACCAGCAACTAAATCTCCTTCATAATCTCAGAAAACATTTCATA
Encoded here:
- a CDS encoding Sortilin, neurotensin receptor 3, with product MRKIVFSLLFLISLVSFSQVDKSLYQNLEYRMIGPFRGGRTVGAVGVPSQPNVFFIGVNNGGVWKTEDYGRTWNPIFEDAPTGSVGDLAVSPSNPDIIYVGTGEGLHRPDLSVGDGMFKTIDGGKNWKQIGLNDIQQISRVIVHPTNPDIVFVAGLGHPYGANEMRGVFKSVDGGKTWSKTLYINHNTGAIQVEFDPNDPQILFANMWEHQEGPWENASFSGPNSGMYKSTDAGETWLKIENGLPTAKQGLGRIGVAFSNSNSNKMYATVDARENGGIYSSDDAGESWKLVTDERRLWGRGGDFAEIKVHPKDENTLFIANVASYKSTDTGKTWTSIKGAPGGDDYHRIWINPNQPDIMLFAADQGAVITVNGGKTWSSWYNQPTSQLYHVTTDNQFPYWVYGGQQESGAIGVASRSNGGQISFREFMGVGADEYAYVAPDPKDNNIIYGGRVLRFNKKTGQTQFVGPEVLRSKDFRYLRTMPLIFHPADDNMLLFGTNVVWKTLNGGQTWEQISEDLTRNQPEVPESIGDFKNEEMKTMRQRAIVYALAPSPLDKNIIWAGTDDGLVHVTTDGGKTWNDVTPKNLSSWDKISQIDAGHFEKGTAYIAVNAIRKDDMKPHIFKTHDFGKTWQEINVGLNPSGPVNTVREDHTQAGLLFAGTEREVYFSVNDGENWQSLRLNMPASSIRDLVIHENDLVIGTHGRSIWILDDFSPLRELKSADLNSSHLYKPSDAYRVRFNMFSDTPLPPEEPTGQNPPDGALIDYYLNNNAKKVSLEILDQSGNTINQFSSEDRAEALDSTNMQHPTYWVRPFEGLSTEKGHQRFVWNLRYAAPEGANRSLGIAAVQYNTESGPAGPFVAPGNYKLKLTVDGKVSEQTITVKLDPRSEISPEALDLQTKLTLSCYNNYIKLQSIREAIDKKIDANSDKKEKLQKFRGEGLPSDGDVVYGSISQNDLESETIVGLQEKLLYLLNVLQSVDAKPTAKTEEAVRMLDKRVGEMENLATKLNNN